One genomic segment of Nocardioides cavernaquae includes these proteins:
- a CDS encoding glycosyltransferase family 2 protein — translation MTGTPDARLRIIATMMVRDEVDIVAAMIEHTLDQGADLIIVTDNASVDGTTEVLEAYAATERVELHHDPLHKKQQSKVVTGMARRARTEHRADWVLNLDADEFLVPVDKQLTVREALSRTSLHLNAFTTEVVNLVGPPAWSGGGIGRLDWRDHRPVEQLHEIGIHAHPTPNCVHRGESDIVVAQGNHFVSLLSNGQPPAEVAMEVYHLPWRSWAQLERKVVNAGKAYEGNPELKPSKNHHGMADYRRYKAGRLQEAYLARTPTRGEIERGVPEGHYEHDGWLSQHLIGLAGRAVLPQQLEAVVGPDRDHPVPDAEHEAGAAAGRRWLAEDRLATAPA, via the coding sequence ATGACTGGAACGCCCGACGCCCGCCTCCGCATCATCGCGACGATGATGGTCCGCGACGAGGTCGACATCGTCGCCGCCATGATCGAGCACACCCTCGACCAGGGCGCTGACCTGATCATCGTCACCGACAACGCGTCGGTCGACGGCACCACCGAGGTCCTCGAGGCGTACGCCGCGACCGAACGTGTCGAGCTGCACCACGATCCACTGCACAAGAAGCAGCAGAGCAAGGTGGTCACGGGCATGGCCCGACGCGCGCGCACCGAGCACCGGGCAGACTGGGTCCTCAACCTCGACGCCGACGAGTTCCTCGTCCCCGTTGACAAGCAGCTGACCGTGCGCGAGGCGTTGTCGCGCACCAGCCTGCACCTGAACGCGTTCACCACCGAGGTCGTCAACCTCGTCGGCCCCCCGGCCTGGAGCGGCGGCGGCATCGGCAGGCTCGACTGGCGCGACCACCGCCCGGTCGAGCAGCTCCACGAGATCGGCATCCACGCCCACCCGACGCCGAACTGCGTGCACCGTGGCGAGTCCGACATCGTCGTCGCCCAGGGCAACCACTTCGTCTCGCTGCTCTCCAACGGCCAGCCGCCGGCCGAGGTCGCCATGGAGGTCTACCACCTGCCCTGGCGCTCGTGGGCGCAGCTCGAGCGCAAGGTGGTCAACGCCGGCAAGGCCTACGAGGGCAACCCCGAGCTCAAGCCGAGCAAGAACCACCACGGCATGGCTGACTACCGCCGTTACAAGGCGGGGCGCCTCCAGGAGGCCTACCTCGCCCGCACGCCCACTCGCGGCGAGATCGAGCGCGGTGTCCCAGAAGGTCACTACGAGCACGACGGCTGGCTCTCGCAGCACCTGATCGGTCTGGCCGGGCGGGCGGTCCTCCCCCAGCAGCTGGAGGCCGTCGTGGGCCCGGACCGCGACCACCCGGTCCCGGACGCAGAGCACGAGGCCGGCGCTGCGGCAGGTCGGCGCTGGCTGGCCGAGGACCGGCTCGCCACTGCTCCCGCGTGA
- a CDS encoding glycosyltransferase yields the protein MANELTRRARRVARRAINRVQSGQDPVHASLKVLASSTLFDLDWYNLQLERGASPLDRRQAIRHYLSTGRSGGLTPHPLVDPTFLAEQLSLEDDRDPLTVYLQRRRWRYRTHPLFRVGPYVAKFPAARDHRDGPIGHYVEVGAPAGAHANEWLPVDDDGRQPDLCAWLRERLVEWRERESPMAPDLVRQAPGPEADAARARLAGVRPAPSTSGPLVSVAIIGGYVPERLADTLRSVAAQTEVSWEAFVLVEDASLAALALEEVPGQRVTVLEVGQNVGLGVREAVERATGEYAAVITAGETWSADRLRLAVAAARSGGADLVADVLKVERGDSIRYGAARLAGGRVVSRQTIDISRVVARRDLVASAAIDWSQDIWAWLLVTALTDHSRVEYLPVVGTTRDQSVRMRALRPLRRWQRLRYAPLDTAPDRALRDRLIDWSEIEERTPEADVVSVLIPTYRDWRMTTDAVAALAQTETDLEIDCIVHDDGGDAMSAVILDSLPLRFPGVRVMHDNINRGFAMANNLAFAHARGAVVVLLNNDTEVEPGWLTPLVSALEDPQVLGVQSLLLFPTGTIQSAGVAFPSCVGIPHEFLGGFPREDAEGIEQLRFHALTGAALAVRHADLTAVRGLDPIYRNGMEDIDLCLRLADVREGHFVVRPDSVVIHHESRSEGRFKKSRQNRAVLLEQWRDRLPADDVKLWGTRGFTVVDHEVVHHRDEIGSVGAPSPVLVRTDRLPGRAQVSEAPPRLRWSIKNPAPAGKAGEHWGDTHFARAVAGALRELGQQVVIDARPEFYRSSGRHDDVNLVLQGLAPYQPFAESVNLVWVISHPERFHAAQAHYFDRVLAASVSWAEQTSREWGRRVEPLLQATDPESFHPDRAVPDTGHPVLFVGSSRNVSRPIVADAVEQGLPLSIYGGQWKEFVHKRYIKGEYLPNADLGAAYRSAGVVLNDHWEDMRVEGFVSNRLFDAAASGARVITDDVAGLGDTFGNLVQVYRTPEDLVRLSSMVNPDEVFGDDAYRREVAARIAREHSFHARAERLVEVAIEERKRRGFSL from the coding sequence ATGGCGAACGAACTGACGCGACGCGCACGACGGGTTGCCAGGCGGGCAATCAATCGGGTGCAGTCGGGCCAGGACCCGGTCCACGCATCGCTGAAGGTGCTTGCGTCCTCGACCCTGTTCGATCTGGACTGGTACAACCTGCAGCTCGAGCGTGGCGCGAGCCCCCTCGATCGGCGCCAGGCGATTCGCCACTATCTCTCCACCGGCCGGAGCGGCGGTCTGACCCCGCACCCGCTGGTCGACCCCACCTTCCTTGCCGAGCAGCTCTCGCTCGAGGACGACCGCGACCCCCTCACGGTCTACCTCCAGCGTCGGCGCTGGAGGTACCGCACGCATCCGCTCTTCCGGGTCGGCCCCTACGTGGCGAAGTTCCCCGCAGCGCGTGACCACCGTGACGGACCGATCGGCCACTACGTCGAGGTCGGTGCGCCTGCCGGCGCCCACGCCAACGAATGGCTCCCGGTCGATGACGACGGACGCCAGCCGGACCTCTGCGCCTGGCTCCGCGAGCGTCTGGTCGAGTGGCGTGAACGTGAGTCGCCCATGGCCCCGGACCTGGTCCGTCAGGCGCCTGGCCCGGAGGCCGACGCCGCGCGCGCCCGACTCGCCGGTGTCCGGCCCGCGCCCTCCACGTCCGGTCCGCTCGTCAGCGTCGCGATCATCGGTGGCTATGTGCCCGAGCGGCTCGCGGACACCCTCCGGTCCGTGGCCGCGCAGACCGAGGTCTCGTGGGAGGCCTTCGTCCTCGTCGAGGACGCGTCGCTGGCGGCCCTTGCCCTCGAGGAGGTGCCGGGACAACGCGTCACGGTGCTCGAGGTCGGGCAGAACGTGGGCCTCGGCGTGCGCGAGGCCGTCGAGCGTGCCACGGGTGAGTACGCCGCGGTGATCACCGCCGGCGAGACCTGGTCGGCCGATCGTCTCCGGTTGGCAGTTGCTGCCGCCCGTTCCGGCGGCGCTGACCTTGTCGCCGACGTGCTCAAGGTGGAGCGCGGCGACTCGATTCGCTACGGTGCGGCTCGCCTGGCAGGCGGTCGCGTGGTGAGCCGCCAGACCATCGACATCTCCCGGGTCGTCGCACGGCGCGACCTGGTTGCGTCCGCGGCGATCGACTGGTCCCAGGACATCTGGGCATGGCTTCTCGTCACTGCCCTGACCGACCACTCCCGGGTGGAGTACCTCCCGGTGGTTGGCACCACCCGCGACCAGTCTGTCCGGATGCGGGCGCTGCGCCCGCTCCGCCGGTGGCAGCGGCTGCGTTACGCGCCGCTGGACACCGCGCCCGACCGGGCGCTGCGTGACCGGCTCATCGACTGGTCGGAGATCGAGGAGCGCACGCCGGAAGCCGACGTGGTGTCGGTCCTGATCCCCACCTACCGTGACTGGCGGATGACGACCGACGCGGTCGCCGCACTTGCCCAGACCGAGACCGATCTCGAGATCGACTGCATCGTGCACGACGACGGCGGCGACGCCATGAGCGCGGTCATCCTCGACAGCCTGCCGCTCCGCTTCCCGGGTGTCCGGGTCATGCACGACAACATCAACCGCGGCTTCGCCATGGCCAACAACCTGGCCTTCGCGCATGCCCGCGGAGCTGTGGTCGTGCTCCTCAACAACGACACCGAGGTCGAGCCGGGCTGGCTCACGCCGCTGGTCAGCGCTCTGGAGGACCCTCAGGTCCTCGGTGTCCAGTCGCTGTTGCTCTTCCCGACCGGCACGATCCAGTCGGCCGGCGTCGCGTTCCCGTCGTGTGTCGGGATTCCGCACGAGTTCCTCGGTGGCTTCCCTCGCGAGGACGCCGAGGGCATCGAGCAGCTGCGGTTCCACGCACTCACCGGTGCCGCCCTTGCCGTCCGGCACGCCGACCTGACGGCAGTGCGTGGCCTGGACCCGATCTATCGCAACGGCATGGAGGACATCGACCTGTGCCTGCGCCTCGCCGACGTCCGCGAGGGCCACTTCGTCGTCCGGCCCGACTCAGTGGTCATCCACCACGAGTCGCGTAGCGAGGGCCGCTTCAAGAAGTCCCGCCAGAACCGCGCCGTCCTGCTCGAGCAGTGGCGCGACCGCCTGCCGGCGGATGACGTGAAGCTGTGGGGCACGCGCGGGTTCACCGTCGTCGATCACGAGGTGGTTCACCACCGCGACGAGATCGGATCGGTCGGGGCGCCGTCGCCTGTGCTCGTGCGCACGGACCGGTTGCCGGGCCGGGCCCAGGTCTCGGAGGCGCCGCCGCGACTGCGCTGGTCCATCAAGAACCCGGCCCCCGCGGGCAAGGCCGGCGAGCACTGGGGCGACACCCACTTCGCCCGTGCCGTCGCAGGAGCGCTTCGCGAGCTCGGGCAGCAGGTCGTCATCGATGCCCGCCCGGAGTTCTACCGTTCGTCGGGGCGCCACGATGACGTGAACCTGGTGCTGCAGGGACTCGCGCCCTATCAGCCGTTCGCCGAGAGCGTGAACCTGGTCTGGGTGATCTCCCACCCCGAACGCTTCCACGCAGCGCAGGCGCACTACTTCGACCGCGTTCTCGCCGCCAGCGTCTCGTGGGCCGAGCAGACCTCGCGCGAATGGGGACGCAGGGTGGAGCCGCTGCTCCAGGCGACCGATCCGGAGTCCTTCCACCCGGACCGCGCGGTGCCCGACACCGGGCACCCGGTCCTGTTCGTGGGCAGCTCGCGCAACGTGAGTCGGCCGATCGTGGCGGATGCCGTCGAGCAGGGCCTTCCCCTGTCGATCTACGGAGGGCAGTGGAAGGAGTTCGTCCACAAGCGCTACATCAAGGGCGAGTACCTCCCCAACGCGGATCTCGGGGCGGCGTACCGGAGCGCAGGAGTGGTGCTCAACGACCACTGGGAGGACATGCGGGTCGAGGGCTTCGTGTCCAACCGCCTCTTCGATGCGGCCGCGAGCGGTGCCCGGGTCATCACCGATGACGTCGCAGGACTCGGTGACACCTTCGGCAACCTCGTGCAGGTCTACCGGACGCCCGAGGATCTCGTGCGCCTGTCCTCGATGGTCAACCCCGACGAAGTGTTCGGAGACGACGCCTACCGGCGCGAGGTGGCCGCACGGATCGCGCGCGAGCACTCGTTCCACGCTCGTGCGGAGCGGCTGGTCGAGGTCGCGATCGAGGAGCGGAAGCGGCGCGGCTTCAGCCTCTGA
- a CDS encoding class I SAM-dependent methyltransferase yields the protein MGSKQALHVLRQLAYVGMAAAGVAAAVLAAAGSVRWAVAALSLVPVALAYLLWGFSRTLQETAHGQRERHQQLGRQVRRTNAGLSEVAKIVATLEKRQDPTPELSRAAGRYDELRRRILALTHSVDATASETVNLARLQDELLPGTATMPTLGGWAATNRTIAELVSIVLTRAEHPTVVECGSGSSTVWTAAALRKRGGGKVISLDHDASYAERTREELRRHGLSDYATVIHAPLTDLPGQVGRQWYSTAGLPELDGVDVLFVDGPPGASARLARQPAWDTFAPSLNNGALVILDDTDREAEQEIVEDWTSRPVAGRDLAFVGYLGRATLMDVTTG from the coding sequence GTGGGTTCGAAACAAGCGCTTCATGTGCTCCGCCAGCTGGCCTACGTCGGCATGGCAGCAGCCGGCGTCGCGGCAGCGGTGCTGGCAGCCGCCGGATCCGTTCGGTGGGCGGTTGCGGCGCTGAGCCTTGTCCCCGTTGCCCTCGCCTATCTCCTGTGGGGTTTCAGCCGGACGCTCCAGGAAACGGCCCACGGACAGCGTGAGCGCCACCAGCAGCTCGGGCGCCAGGTCCGACGGACGAACGCCGGGCTTTCCGAGGTCGCCAAGATCGTGGCCACGCTGGAGAAGCGTCAGGACCCCACGCCGGAGCTCTCCCGAGCAGCGGGCCGGTACGACGAGCTGCGCCGTCGCATTCTCGCCCTCACCCACTCCGTGGACGCGACCGCGAGCGAGACCGTGAACCTGGCTCGCCTCCAGGACGAGCTGCTGCCCGGGACCGCCACGATGCCGACCCTCGGCGGTTGGGCGGCAACCAACCGCACCATCGCGGAACTGGTCTCGATCGTCCTGACCCGCGCCGAGCACCCGACTGTTGTCGAGTGCGGCTCAGGCTCCTCGACCGTCTGGACCGCGGCCGCCCTGCGCAAGCGCGGCGGCGGCAAGGTCATCTCCCTCGACCACGACGCGTCGTACGCGGAGCGCACCCGGGAGGAGCTGCGCCGCCACGGCTTGTCCGACTACGCCACGGTGATCCACGCACCGCTGACCGACCTTCCGGGACAGGTGGGACGGCAGTGGTACTCCACCGCCGGGCTCCCCGAGCTCGACGGAGTGGACGTCCTGTTCGTGGACGGCCCGCCCGGAGCCTCGGCCCGTCTCGCGCGCCAGCCGGCATGGGACACGTTCGCGCCCAGCCTCAACAACGGCGCGCTGGTGATCCTCGACGACACCGACCGCGAGGCCGAGCAGGAGATCGTCGAGGACTGGACCTCGCGTCCGGTCGCCGGTCGCGACCTGGCCTTCGTGGGCTACCTGGGCCGGGCCACCCTCATGGACGTCACGACCGGCTGA